One window from the genome of bacterium BMS3Abin08 encodes:
- the trxB_1 gene encoding thioredoxin reductase, with product MDEGQIYDVVIIGGGPAGLSAAQYAARSNLKTVVLDKSSTAGALAFTDRIENYPGLIQPVSGKELLDIFRKQAMNFGAEYVETQVVGVNLAGGVREVYTVEQTYRGRSLIVATGAMGRKPTIKGEKEFLGKGVSYCAICDATFFSGKTVSVIGDSEEALKEAELLTRYAGKVYLVVPAKKLKFDVDPGEIEKKGLEIVSASIVKEIFGNEVVEGVRLEDISTGQLREVPLEGVFVYLHGSKPVVDFLNFAVDISDEECVITNRMMETNIPGIFAAGDVTCVEVRQVVIAAANGCVAALSADKYLHHRKRRKYDWAKSR from the coding sequence ATGGATGAAGGTCAAATCTATGATGTAGTGATCATAGGTGGCGGGCCGGCCGGGCTCTCTGCCGCCCAGTACGCTGCACGGTCAAACCTCAAGACGGTGGTCCTTGACAAGTCTTCCACAGCGGGGGCACTTGCCTTTACTGACAGGATCGAGAACTATCCCGGTTTGATTCAACCCGTTTCCGGGAAGGAGCTGCTTGATATTTTCAGAAAACAGGCGATGAACTTTGGTGCGGAATACGTTGAAACCCAGGTTGTGGGTGTGAATCTTGCTGGAGGGGTCAGGGAGGTTTACACCGTCGAGCAGACATACAGGGGCCGGTCCCTTATTGTTGCAACCGGTGCAATGGGGAGGAAGCCTACCATAAAGGGGGAGAAGGAGTTCCTTGGGAAGGGAGTGAGTTACTGTGCGATATGTGATGCCACCTTTTTCAGCGGTAAGACCGTTTCCGTTATAGGTGATTCTGAAGAGGCGCTCAAGGAGGCGGAGTTGCTGACCAGGTATGCTGGGAAGGTTTATCTTGTTGTACCGGCAAAGAAGCTGAAGTTTGATGTGGACCCCGGGGAGATTGAAAAGAAAGGTCTGGAGATCGTCTCAGCCAGTATTGTAAAGGAGATCTTCGGGAACGAGGTGGTTGAGGGCGTGCGCCTGGAGGATATCTCCACAGGTCAGCTAAGGGAGGTTCCCCTGGAGGGGGTGTTTGTCTATCTCCATGGAAGCAAACCGGTAGTTGATTTCCTCAACTTCGCCGTTGATATCAGTGACGAAGAATGTGTGATAACAAACAGGATGATGGAGACGAATATTCCCGGTATTTTTGCTGCAGGGGATGTTACATGCGTGGAGGTCAGGCAGGTCGTTATAGCGGCTGCCAACGGATGTGTTGCAGCCCTGTCTGCGGATAAGTATCTCCATCACAGGAAGAGAAGGAAGTACGACTGGGCAAAATCCAGGTGA